In a genomic window of Ipomoea triloba cultivar NCNSP0323 chromosome 3, ASM357664v1:
- the LOC116012648 gene encoding VIN3-like protein 1 yields MSEQPPKSSKKILKGQEQKKSSSSPKDHLSRKQQRKGENPVRIPPSTEQCSDFKCSNSWICKNSACRASISIDDTFCKRCSCCICHLFDDNKDPSLWLECASESGQGESCGLTCHIECAIQRGKVGVVDLGQLMQLDGSYCCASCGKVSGILGFWKKQLSIAKDARRVDVLCYRIYLCYRLLDGTSRFRELHEIIKEAKAKLETEVGPVNGVSAKMARGIVSRLSVAVDVQLLCSQAIEKADEWLATKSCAAPNLGEGSRPAACKFLFEEVTSSSAVIVLIELSTASSEDVKGYKLWYCRNREDVYTKEPLCVFPRSQRRVLISNLLPCTEYCFRIVSYTEAGDLGHSEAKCFTKSVEILNRNLSPTDRNHGKGNLDTGGSSSANADHKAITAVESDSGFKVRDLGKILRLAWAQQQGCSEGFCGEEIEKFCECNNVKPNNTVQEDHKPSASRQLDLNVASVPDLNEELTPPIDSSRDEDNGCTIGQTVEADDAVSHDNERNGVAGSHGSGDSQNWNHTQTGDVTVVDSKVEGRKKRAASTNGETHDSDSTLINGSPIQIQNGSGCFDENFEYCVKIIRWLECEGHIKKDFRLKLLTWFSLRSTEQERRVVNTFIQTLMDDPGSLAGQLIDSFSDIISCKRPRNGFCSRLWH; encoded by the exons ATGTCTGAGCAACCACCAAAGTCCAGCAAGAAAATTTTGAAGGGTCAGGAACAAAAGAAATCGTCTTCTAGTCCCAAGGATCATCTTTCAAGAAAGCAGCAGAGGAAAGGGGAAAACCCCGTCCGAATACCACCATCCACAGAGCAGTGTTCAGATTTTAAATGTTCAAATTCATGGATCTGCAAAAATTCTGCTTGTCGAGCTTCTATTTCAATAGATGACACATTCTGTAAGAGGTGCTCTTGCTGTATTTGTCACTTGTTTGATGATAATAAGGATCCAAGTCTTTGGTTGGAATGTGCTTCAGAGTCTGGTCAGGGAGAATCATGTGGATTAACTTGCCACATTGAGTGTGCCATCCAACGAGGGAAGGTAGGGGTTGTTGATCTTGGACAACTAATGCAGCTAGATGGGAGCTATTGTTGCGCTTCGTGTGGTAAAGTTTCTGGAATACTGGG GTTTTGGAAGAAACAACTTAGCATAGCAAAGGATGCTCGCCGTGTTGATGTCCTCTGTTATAGAATATACTTGTGTTACAGGCTCCTTGATGGGACTTCTAGATTTAGAGAGCTACATGAAATCATTAAAGAAGCCAAGGCAAAATTGGAAACAGAGGTTGGCCCCGTGAATGGAGTTTCAGCCAAGATGGCCCGGGGCATTGTTAGCAGACTTTCTGTTGCAGTTGATGTCCAATTGCTTTGCTCTCAAGCTATTGAGAAAGCAGATGAATGGCTAGCTACAAAGTCCTGTGCTGCCCCTAACCTCGGAG AGGGTTCACGGCCAGCAGCCTGCAAGTTCCTTTTCGAGGAAGTGACATCTTCTTCAGCTGTTATTGTGCTGATAGAGCTATCCACTGCATCGTCAGAAGATGTCAAAGGCTACAAGCTCTGGTACTGTAGGAATAGAGAAGACGTTTACACCAAAGAGCCACTTTGTGTCTTTCCAAGAAGTCAGAGAAGGGTTTTGATATCTAATTTACTTCCCTGCACAGAATACTGCTTTAGGATTGTATCATATACAGAGGCAGGTGACTTGGGACACTCCGAGGCTAAGTGTTTCACAAAGAGTGTTGAGATATTGAATAGAAACTTGAGCCCAACTGATAGAAATCACGGGAAGGGGAATCTAGACACTGGAGGAAGCTCTAGTGCAAATGCAGACCACAAGGCTATAACAGCAGTGGAGTCGGATTCTGGGTTCAAGGTCCGTGACCTTGGAAAAATCTTAAGGCTAGCCTGGGCTCAACAGCAAGGCTGCTCGGAGGGGTTCTGTGGAGAAGAAATAGAAAAGTTTTGTGAATGCAACAATGTTAAACCTAACAACACCGTACAAGAGGACCATAAACCTTCTGCTTCTCGGCAGCTTGACTTAAATGTTGCTTCAGTTCCTGATTTGAATGAAGAGTTAACCCCTCCTATTGACTCTTCTAGGGATGAAGATAACGGGTGCACGATTGGGCAAACCGTTGAGGCAGATGATGCTGTCTCTCATGACAACGAGAGAAATGGTGTTGCCGGGTCACATGGGAGCGGTGACTCCCAAAATTGGAACCACACGCAGACAGGAGACGTGACAGTAGTCGATTCTAAGGTGGAAGGACGGAAGAAGAGGGCAGCTAGCACCAACGGTGAGACACATGACTCTGATAGCACTCTGATAAATGGATCACCGATCCAAATTCAGAATGGTTCAGGGTGCTTTGACGAAAACTTTGAGTACTGTGTAAAGATTATACGCTGGCTGGAATGCGAGGGTCACATAAAGAAGGACTTCAGATTAAAGTTGCTTACTTGGTTTAGTTTGAGATCAACAGAGCAGGAAAGGCGGGTGGTGAACACCTTCATTCAAACTCTCATGGATGATCCGGGTAGCTTAGCAGGACAATTGATTGATTCTTTTTCGGACATCATATCCTGCAAGAGGCCTCGCAATGGCTTTTGCAGTAGGCTCTGGCATTAA
- the LOC116014137 gene encoding probable esterase KAI2, whose amino-acid sequence MSTEGLSKALNVRKVGSGEETLVLTHGFGADQCVWDKVVPRLAQSYQVVLFDWCFSGAVEDRTLFDADKYSSYQPFADDLIALLEELNLKSCVLVSHSMSGLIACIASITKPHLFKKLILVCSSPRFLNDTDNDYKGGFEKSDIDQLLFNIETNFDQWTSGFANAVMGPKDPLSVEYFEKSFKKMGAQVGLAMAKVIFVSDYRSVLDKVTVQCTLIHAEVDFVVPPEVATFMHQNIGGEATIKVFEGEGHFPQLTAHEDFLEAVLAALT is encoded by the exons ATGAGTACTGAGGGTTTATCAAAAGCTCTGAATGTAAGAAAGGTTGGGAGTGGGGAAGAGACACTGGTTCTAACACATGGGTTTGGAGCAGACCAGTGTGTGTGGGACAAAGTAGTTCCCAGGTTGGCCCAATCGTACCAAGTTGTACTGTTCGATTGGTGCTTTTCTGGAGCTGTTGAGGACAGGACTTTATTTGATGCTGACAAGTATTCTTCCTATCAGCCTTTTGCTGATGACTTGATTGCCCTTCTGGAGGAACTCAACCTCAAATCTTGTGTTCTTGTTTCCCATTCCATGTCTGGTCTTATTGCCTGCATTGCTTCCATTACAAAACCTCACCTCTTTAAGAAGCTCATCCTTGTCTGTTCTTCTCCCAG GTTCTTGAACGACACGGATAATGATTATAAAGGAGGGTTTGAAAAATCAGACATTGACCAACTCCTCTTCAACATTGAAACTAACTTTGATCAATGGACTTCAGGCTTTGCAAACGCTGTAATGGGTCCAAAAGACCCTCTTTCCGTGGAATATTTTGAGAAAAGTTTTAAGAAAATGGGAGCCCAAGTTGGTTTAGCCATGGCAAAAGTGATCTTCGTCAGTGATTATAGGAGTGTTCTTGACAAGGTTACTGTCCAGTGCACCTTAATTCATGCCGAGGTTGATTTCGTGGTTCCGCCCGAAGTCGCTACCTTCATGCACCAAAACATTGGAGGTGAAGCCACGATTAAGGTTTTTGAAGGTGAGGGACATTTCCCTCAGCTAACTGCTCATGAAGATTTCCTCGAGGCTGTTCTTGCAGCCTTAACTTGA
- the LOC116013654 gene encoding nudix hydrolase 20, chloroplastic-like isoform X1, translating to MKRILRGLPFSSSHLRGIFPRSNLKINIHSNCSNIYFRTICSSDTSNVQVSNITPVAHIEKSHTTLYPNLILRARSGDQVFFTSVHPNLVLQIPKNSTMASHLYCHHFSQKLSFPSFLPKTNSSFTLLPTISLRYPCRPFAVSVSSHGHGGGGSGTISFTWDDVSRLSNSPGNHSSDLQGFFDKVKLCNRNSEKKNEFMPFVMENQIVGYVHNGFADHLRAFRNVFVFPKDNSYGSHFGCHVTLHPLLKTPEDRTAAFAEVVKSLGEELIPGIRNELYPVVSSFGTSIFFSMERAAAPYFGIKAYGVHMNGYVESNGQKFLWIGKRSEEKSTFPGMLDHLVAGGLPHGISCGENLVKECKEEAGIPESFSTQAIPVGAVSYMDIDRYRFKRDVLFCYDLKLPESFIPSNEDGEVESFRLVPISEVANIIRRTSFFKTNCNVVIIDFLIRHGYIKPEEFGYLELLQSLRSGDCS from the exons ATGAAAAGAATTCTCAGAGGCCTCCCATTCTCCTCAAGCCACTTGCGTGGAATATTTCCAAGATCAAACCTGAAGATCAATATCCATTCCAATTGTTCAAACATTTACTTCCGAACAATATGCTCTAGTGACACAA GTAACGTCCAAGTTTCCAACATCACTCCTGTAGCCCACATTGAAAAATCTCATACTACCCTTTATCCCAATCTAATCTTAAGG GCACGATCAGGCGATCAGGTGTTCTTCACGTCGGTTCATCCGAATCTTGTGCTTCAAATTCCTAAGAACTCAACAATGGCTTCCCATCTCTACTGTCACCATTTCTCTCAAAAACTCTCATTTCCCTCATTTCTTCCTAAGACAAATTCCTCATTTACCCTTCTACCCACCATTTCCTTACGCTACCCCTGTCGGCCCTTCGCCGTTTCAGTCTCCTCTCACGGCCACGGTGGCGGAGGAAGTGGCACTATCAGCTTCACTTGGGATGATGTGTCTCGACTCTCTAATTCTCCTGGAAATCACTCTTCTGACCTACAAGGCTTCTTCGATAAGGTCAAACTCTGCAATCGCAATTCG gaaaagaaaaatgagttcATGCCATTTGTTATGGAGAATCAAATAGTTGGCTATGTTCACAATGG GTTTGCTGATCACCTGAGGGCATTTAGAAATGTGTTTGTGTTCCCCAAAGATAATTCTTATGGCAGCCATTTTGGGTGCCATGTTACATTACATCCGTTGCTTAAGACACCGGAGGATAGGACTGCTGCTTTTGCTGAAGTGGTCAAGTCTTTAGGGGAAGAACTGATTCCAGGTATACGGAATGAG CTATATCCAGTAGTGTCATCTTTTGGtacatcaatatttttttcaatggAAAGAGCAGCAGCACCGTACTTTGGGATAAAG GCTTATGGAGTTCATATGAATGGCTATGTTGAAAGCAACGGGCAGAAGTTTCTATGGATAGGGAAGAGAAGTGAAGAAAAATCAACATTTCCTGGAATGCTTGATCATCTAGTTGCTGGAGGACTG CCACATGGGATTTCTTGTGGAGAGAATCTTGTGAAAGAATGCAAAGAAGAAGCAGGGATTCCAGAATCTTTTTCCACCCA GGCTATACCAGTAGGGGCTGTGTCATACATggatatagatagatatagattcAAGAGAGATGTCCTCTTTTGCTATGATCTTAAGCTTCCCGAAAGCTTTATTCCTAGTAATGAAG ATGGGGAGGTCGAAAGCTTTAGATTGGTCCCCATCTCTGAAGTTGCAAATATAATCAGGAGGActtcatttttcaaaacaaaCTGCAATGTTGTTATAATTGATTTCCTTATACGGCATGG GTACATAAAGCCCGAAGAATTCGGGTATTTAGAGCTACTGCAGAGTTTGAGAAGTGGAGATTGCTCCTAA
- the LOC116013654 gene encoding nudix hydrolase 20, chloroplastic-like isoform X2 — MKSLLNLKARSGDQVFFTSVHPNLVLQIPKNSTMASHLYCHHFSQKLSFPSFLPKTNSSFTLLPTISLRYPCRPFAVSVSSHGHGGGGSGTISFTWDDVSRLSNSPGNHSSDLQGFFDKVKLCNRNSEKKNEFMPFVMENQIVGYVHNGFADHLRAFRNVFVFPKDNSYGSHFGCHVTLHPLLKTPEDRTAAFAEVVKSLGEELIPGIRNELYPVVSSFGTSIFFSMERAAAPYFGIKAYGVHMNGYVESNGQKFLWIGKRSEEKSTFPGMLDHLVAGGLPHGISCGENLVKECKEEAGIPESFSTQAIPVGAVSYMDIDRYRFKRDVLFCYDLKLPESFIPSNEDGEVESFRLVPISEVANIIRRTSFFKTNCNVVIIDFLIRHGYIKPEEFGYLELLQSLRSGDCS, encoded by the exons ATGAAGAGTTTGTTGAATTTGAAG GCACGATCAGGCGATCAGGTGTTCTTCACGTCGGTTCATCCGAATCTTGTGCTTCAAATTCCTAAGAACTCAACAATGGCTTCCCATCTCTACTGTCACCATTTCTCTCAAAAACTCTCATTTCCCTCATTTCTTCCTAAGACAAATTCCTCATTTACCCTTCTACCCACCATTTCCTTACGCTACCCCTGTCGGCCCTTCGCCGTTTCAGTCTCCTCTCACGGCCACGGTGGCGGAGGAAGTGGCACTATCAGCTTCACTTGGGATGATGTGTCTCGACTCTCTAATTCTCCTGGAAATCACTCTTCTGACCTACAAGGCTTCTTCGATAAGGTCAAACTCTGCAATCGCAATTCG gaaaagaaaaatgagttcATGCCATTTGTTATGGAGAATCAAATAGTTGGCTATGTTCACAATGG GTTTGCTGATCACCTGAGGGCATTTAGAAATGTGTTTGTGTTCCCCAAAGATAATTCTTATGGCAGCCATTTTGGGTGCCATGTTACATTACATCCGTTGCTTAAGACACCGGAGGATAGGACTGCTGCTTTTGCTGAAGTGGTCAAGTCTTTAGGGGAAGAACTGATTCCAGGTATACGGAATGAG CTATATCCAGTAGTGTCATCTTTTGGtacatcaatatttttttcaatggAAAGAGCAGCAGCACCGTACTTTGGGATAAAG GCTTATGGAGTTCATATGAATGGCTATGTTGAAAGCAACGGGCAGAAGTTTCTATGGATAGGGAAGAGAAGTGAAGAAAAATCAACATTTCCTGGAATGCTTGATCATCTAGTTGCTGGAGGACTG CCACATGGGATTTCTTGTGGAGAGAATCTTGTGAAAGAATGCAAAGAAGAAGCAGGGATTCCAGAATCTTTTTCCACCCA GGCTATACCAGTAGGGGCTGTGTCATACATggatatagatagatatagattcAAGAGAGATGTCCTCTTTTGCTATGATCTTAAGCTTCCCGAAAGCTTTATTCCTAGTAATGAAG ATGGGGAGGTCGAAAGCTTTAGATTGGTCCCCATCTCTGAAGTTGCAAATATAATCAGGAGGActtcatttttcaaaacaaaCTGCAATGTTGTTATAATTGATTTCCTTATACGGCATGG GTACATAAAGCCCGAAGAATTCGGGTATTTAGAGCTACTGCAGAGTTTGAGAAGTGGAGATTGCTCCTAA
- the LOC116013654 gene encoding nudix hydrolase 20, chloroplastic-like isoform X3, producing the protein MASHLYCHHFSQKLSFPSFLPKTNSSFTLLPTISLRYPCRPFAVSVSSHGHGGGGSGTISFTWDDVSRLSNSPGNHSSDLQGFFDKVKLCNRNSEKKNEFMPFVMENQIVGYVHNGFADHLRAFRNVFVFPKDNSYGSHFGCHVTLHPLLKTPEDRTAAFAEVVKSLGEELIPGIRNELYPVVSSFGTSIFFSMERAAAPYFGIKAYGVHMNGYVESNGQKFLWIGKRSEEKSTFPGMLDHLVAGGLPHGISCGENLVKECKEEAGIPESFSTQAIPVGAVSYMDIDRYRFKRDVLFCYDLKLPESFIPSNEDGEVESFRLVPISEVANIIRRTSFFKTNCNVVIIDFLIRHGYIKPEEFGYLELLQSLRSGDCS; encoded by the exons ATGGCTTCCCATCTCTACTGTCACCATTTCTCTCAAAAACTCTCATTTCCCTCATTTCTTCCTAAGACAAATTCCTCATTTACCCTTCTACCCACCATTTCCTTACGCTACCCCTGTCGGCCCTTCGCCGTTTCAGTCTCCTCTCACGGCCACGGTGGCGGAGGAAGTGGCACTATCAGCTTCACTTGGGATGATGTGTCTCGACTCTCTAATTCTCCTGGAAATCACTCTTCTGACCTACAAGGCTTCTTCGATAAGGTCAAACTCTGCAATCGCAATTCG gaaaagaaaaatgagttcATGCCATTTGTTATGGAGAATCAAATAGTTGGCTATGTTCACAATGG GTTTGCTGATCACCTGAGGGCATTTAGAAATGTGTTTGTGTTCCCCAAAGATAATTCTTATGGCAGCCATTTTGGGTGCCATGTTACATTACATCCGTTGCTTAAGACACCGGAGGATAGGACTGCTGCTTTTGCTGAAGTGGTCAAGTCTTTAGGGGAAGAACTGATTCCAGGTATACGGAATGAG CTATATCCAGTAGTGTCATCTTTTGGtacatcaatatttttttcaatggAAAGAGCAGCAGCACCGTACTTTGGGATAAAG GCTTATGGAGTTCATATGAATGGCTATGTTGAAAGCAACGGGCAGAAGTTTCTATGGATAGGGAAGAGAAGTGAAGAAAAATCAACATTTCCTGGAATGCTTGATCATCTAGTTGCTGGAGGACTG CCACATGGGATTTCTTGTGGAGAGAATCTTGTGAAAGAATGCAAAGAAGAAGCAGGGATTCCAGAATCTTTTTCCACCCA GGCTATACCAGTAGGGGCTGTGTCATACATggatatagatagatatagattcAAGAGAGATGTCCTCTTTTGCTATGATCTTAAGCTTCCCGAAAGCTTTATTCCTAGTAATGAAG ATGGGGAGGTCGAAAGCTTTAGATTGGTCCCCATCTCTGAAGTTGCAAATATAATCAGGAGGActtcatttttcaaaacaaaCTGCAATGTTGTTATAATTGATTTCCTTATACGGCATGG GTACATAAAGCCCGAAGAATTCGGGTATTTAGAGCTACTGCAGAGTTTGAGAAGTGGAGATTGCTCCTAA